In one window of Camelina sativa cultivar DH55 chromosome 15, Cs, whole genome shotgun sequence DNA:
- the LOC104747913 gene encoding vacuolar protein sorting-associated protein 32 homolog 1, with protein sequence MFMNRLFGKPKPEANTLQTLDKLNETLEMLEKKEGVLIKKAAGEVEKAKEFSRVKNKRAAIQCLKRKRLYEQQVEQLGNFQLRIHDQMIMLEGAKATTETVDALRTGASAMKAMQKATNIDDVDKTMDEINEQTENMKQIQEALSAPFGTAADFDEDELEAELQELEETELEEQLLQPVPIHVPQGKQPTRPAAQKKPTAEDDELAALQAEMAL encoded by the exons ATGTTTATGAATCGGCTATTTGGTAAACCTAAGCCGGAGGCTAATACTCTCCAGACGTTAGACAAGCTCAATGAG ACTCTTGAGATGCTAGAGAAGAAGGAGGGTGTTCTTATTAAGAAAGCTGCTGGAGAGGTTGAGAAAGCTAAGGAATTCTCTCGCGTTAAGAACAAACGCG CGGCGATTCAATGTTTGAAAAGGAAGAGGTTATATGAGCAACAAGTTGAACAGCTTGGGAATTTCCAGCTCCGTATTCATGATCaa ATGATTATGTTAGAAGGTGCTAAAGCAACTACAGAGACTGTTGATGCTTTGAGGACCGGAGCTTCTGCCATGAAAGCTATGCAGAAAGCAAC TAACATTGATGATGTTGACAAGACAATGGATGAGATCAACGAGCAAACCGAGAACATGAAACAGATCCAGGAAGCATTGTCAGCTCCATTTGGGACTGCTGCTGATTTTGATGAG GATGAATTGGAAGCAGAACTTCAAGAACTAGAAGAGACGGAGCTAGAAGAGCAACTTCTTCAGCCTGTTCCAATCCATGTGCCCCAAGGTAAGCAACCTACTCGTCCTGCAGCTCAGAAGAAACCTACCGCTGAGGATGATGAACTTGCTGCCTTACAAGCTGAAATGGCTCTCTAA
- the LOC104747912 gene encoding hexokinase-2 isoform X1: MGKVAVATTVVCSVAVCAAAALIVRRRMQSSGKWARVIEILKAFEEDCATPVAKLRQVADAMTVEMHAGLASEGGSKLKMLISYVDNLPSGDETGFFYALDLGGTNFRVMRVLLGGKQDRVVKREFKEESIPPHLMTGKSDELFDFIVEVLAKFVATEGEDFHLPPGRQRELGFTFSFPVKQTSLSSGTLINWTKGFSIDDTVGEDVVGELVKAMERVGLDMRVAALVNDTIGTLAGGRYTNPDVVVAVILGTGTNAAYVERAHAIPKWHGLLPKSGEMVINMEWGNFRSSHLPLTEYDHSLDLESLNPGEQILEKIISGMYLGEILRRVLLKMAEEAAFFGDVVPPKLRIPFIIRTPNMSAMHSDTSPDLKVVGSKLKDILEVPTSSLKMRKVVISLCNIIASRGARLSAAGIYGILKKIGRDAAKDGESQKSVIAMDGGLFEHYTQFSESMKSSLKELLGDEVSESVEVILSNDGSGVGAALLAASHSQYLEPGEDSETS, from the exons atgggtaaAGTGGCTGTTGCAACGACGGTGGTGTGCTCTGTGGCGGTGTGTGCGGCGGCGGCGTTGATTGTGCGGCGGCGAATGCAAAGCTCAGGGAAATGGGCAAGAGTGATTGAGATCTTGAAAGCTTTCGAAGAGGATTGTGCAACGCCAGTTGCGAAATTGAGACAAGTGGCTGATGCTATGACCGTTGAGATGCACGCTGGTCTTGCCTCTGAAGGTGGAAGCAAGCTTAAGATGCTTATTAGCTACGTTGATAATCTTCCTTCTGG GGATGAAACTGGTTTCTTTTATGCGTTGGATCTAGGCGGAACAAATTTCCGTGTAATGCGTGTGCTTCTTGGTGGGAAGCAAGACCGTGTTGTTAAACGAGAGTTCAAAGAAGAATCAATTCCTCCTCATCTCATGACTGGGAAATCAGAT GAGTTATTCGATTTCATTGTCGAAGTTCTTGCAAAGTTTGTCGCTACAGAAGGCGAGGACTTTCATCTCCCACCCGGTAGACAAAGGGAATTAGGTTTCACTTTCTCATTTCCGGTTAAGCAGACGTCTTTGTCCTCTGGCACTCTCATCAACTGGACAAAGGGCTTTTCCATTGATGATACA GTTGGTGAAGATGTTGTTGGAGAACTTGTTAAAGCTATGGAAAGAGTTGGGTTGGACATGCGTGTTGCAGCGCTT GTTAATGATACCATTGGAACACTTGCGGGTGGTAGATACACTAATCCGGATGTTGTTGTCGCTGTTATATTGGGAACCGGGACAAATGCAGCCTATGTCGAACGGGCACATGCAATTCCCAAATGGCATGGTTTGCTTCCCAAATCAGGAGAAATG GTTATAAACATGGAGTGGGGAAACTTCAGGTCATCGCATCTTCCATTGACAGAATACGACCATTCTCTAGATTTAGAGAGTTTGAATCCTGGTGAACAG ATTCTTGAGAAAATTATATCCGGAATGTATTTGGGAGAAATCTTGCGTAGAGTTCTTCTGAAGATGGCTGAAGAAGCTGCTTTCTTTGGTGACGTTGTCCCACCTAAGCTGAGAATACCATTCATCATAAG GACCCCGAACATGTCTGCTATGCACAGCGACACTTCTCCGGATTTGAAGGTTGTGGGAAGCAAGTTAAAGGACATATTGGAG GTCCCTACATCTTCTCTGAAGATGAGAAAAGTTGTGATCAGCCTGTGTAACATCATCGCAAGCCGAGGAGCTCGTTTGTCTGCTGCAGGGATCTATGGAATCCTCAAGAAAATAGGAAGAGACGCAGCAAAAGATGGAGAAAGTCAGAAATCTGTGATAGCCATGGACGGTGGGCTATTCGAGCACTACACTCAGTTCAGCGAGTCAATGAAGAGTTCATTGAAAGAGTTACTTGGAGATGAAGTTTCAGAGAGTGTTGAAGTGATTCTATCGAATGATGGTTCAGGTGTTGGAGCTGCATTACTCGCTGCTTCTCATTCTCAGTATCTCGAACCTGGAGAAGACTCTGAAACAAGTTAA
- the LOC104747909 gene encoding uncharacterized protein LOC104747909, translating to MAATPDPRQNTTELESRVVADTPQPETVEQREARRDREMAALWEVVHNINVCVRSLSLGENRSATLPGFSTPLGVNQHTTATASGSVEQSRPERSLPVANPRSTEGLLPIPAAVQRIEYPMNRVTVTTEGLLPMPTTEHRVDFAPNRGEIPRRRVDLPLFEGQNPDDWIFRMERGFFLNNTPEYEKLDEAVACLTGSGFSWWRNSQGRLRITNWKDFQDRFKERFKPSHGCSTLDHLLSIRQQGTVDENCDRFEELSVELPHVTDDVLEAAFLRGLKKSLRDPVIRSRPVDMNAIVDMARLVEFQESENSGYQGRSFTRPSGNTSYTNQSPGTRRPIEGVKTVSKSPTSSGFIPCRHCGDRWFSGHRCKQQQKLKCIEVDDGEEYNAVEENPQNQGGTSCEQED from the coding sequence ATGGCGGCTACACCAGATCCGCGACAAAACACAACAGAACTCGAGTCACGAGTGGTGGCAGACACACCGCAACCAGAAACGGTGGAACAACGAGAAGCTCGTCGCGACAGAGAGATGGCGGCGCTGTGGGAAGTCGTTCACAACATCAACGTTTGTGTTCGCTCGTTGTCACTTGGAGAGAACCGTAGTGCCACTCTGCCGGGATTCTCAACTCCGCTTGGGGTTAATCAGCACACTACAGCAACCGCGTCGGGGAGTGTTGAGCAGAGTCGTCCGGAAAGATCCTTACCAGTGGCGAACCCTAGATCTACAGAGGGGTTGCTACCGATTCCTGCAGCGGTACAGAGGATCGAATATCCAATGAATCGAGTGACGGTAACCACCGAAGGGTTACTTCCGATGCCAACAACGGAACACCGTGTGGATTTTGCGCCAAACCGCGGTGAGATACCACGAAGGAGAGTGGATCTTCCGTTGTTTGAAGGTCAAAACCCAGATGACTGGATTTTTAGGATGGAAAGGGGATTCTTTTTGAATAACACACCAGAGTATGAAAAGCTAGACGAAGCAGTAGCTTGCTTGACGGGATCTGGATTCTCTTGGTGGCGAAACTCTCAGGGAAGACTGAGGATTACCAACTGGAAGGATTTTCAGGATAGGTTTAAGGAGAGATTTAAACCTAGCCATGGTTGTTCTACTCTGGACCACTTGCTCAGCATCAGACAGCAGGGAACGGTGGATGAGAACTGTGATCGTTTCGAAGAGTTATCAGTAGAGCTACCACATGTGACTGATGATGTGCTGGAAGCTGCTTTCCTGAGAGGGTTGAAGAAGAGTTTGCGAGACCCTGTCATCCGAAGCAGACCAGTGGACATGAACGCAATCGTTGACATGGCCAGACTGGTAGAGTTCCAAGAAAGTGAAAACTCCGGCTACCAAGGTCGCTCATTTACAAGGCCTTCTGGTAACACTTCCTACACAAACCAGAGTCCAGGGACAAGGAGACCTATCGAGGGAGTTAAGACGGTGAGCAAGTCTCCCACAAGTAGCGGGTTCATTCCATGTCGACATTGTGGGGATCGTTGGTTCAGTGGTCATCGatgcaaacaacaacaaaagcttAAATGCATTGAAGTAGATGATGGTGAAGAGTATAATGCAGTCGAAGAGAACCCTCAGAACCAAGGAGGCACCTCTTGCGAGCAGGAGGATTAA
- the LOC104747912 gene encoding hexokinase-2 isoform X2 yields the protein MDETGFFYALDLGGTNFRVMRVLLGGKQDRVVKREFKEESIPPHLMTGKSDELFDFIVEVLAKFVATEGEDFHLPPGRQRELGFTFSFPVKQTSLSSGTLINWTKGFSIDDTVGEDVVGELVKAMERVGLDMRVAALVNDTIGTLAGGRYTNPDVVVAVILGTGTNAAYVERAHAIPKWHGLLPKSGEMVINMEWGNFRSSHLPLTEYDHSLDLESLNPGEQILEKIISGMYLGEILRRVLLKMAEEAAFFGDVVPPKLRIPFIIRTPNMSAMHSDTSPDLKVVGSKLKDILEVPTSSLKMRKVVISLCNIIASRGARLSAAGIYGILKKIGRDAAKDGESQKSVIAMDGGLFEHYTQFSESMKSSLKELLGDEVSESVEVILSNDGSGVGAALLAASHSQYLEPGEDSETS from the exons AT GGATGAAACTGGTTTCTTTTATGCGTTGGATCTAGGCGGAACAAATTTCCGTGTAATGCGTGTGCTTCTTGGTGGGAAGCAAGACCGTGTTGTTAAACGAGAGTTCAAAGAAGAATCAATTCCTCCTCATCTCATGACTGGGAAATCAGAT GAGTTATTCGATTTCATTGTCGAAGTTCTTGCAAAGTTTGTCGCTACAGAAGGCGAGGACTTTCATCTCCCACCCGGTAGACAAAGGGAATTAGGTTTCACTTTCTCATTTCCGGTTAAGCAGACGTCTTTGTCCTCTGGCACTCTCATCAACTGGACAAAGGGCTTTTCCATTGATGATACA GTTGGTGAAGATGTTGTTGGAGAACTTGTTAAAGCTATGGAAAGAGTTGGGTTGGACATGCGTGTTGCAGCGCTT GTTAATGATACCATTGGAACACTTGCGGGTGGTAGATACACTAATCCGGATGTTGTTGTCGCTGTTATATTGGGAACCGGGACAAATGCAGCCTATGTCGAACGGGCACATGCAATTCCCAAATGGCATGGTTTGCTTCCCAAATCAGGAGAAATG GTTATAAACATGGAGTGGGGAAACTTCAGGTCATCGCATCTTCCATTGACAGAATACGACCATTCTCTAGATTTAGAGAGTTTGAATCCTGGTGAACAG ATTCTTGAGAAAATTATATCCGGAATGTATTTGGGAGAAATCTTGCGTAGAGTTCTTCTGAAGATGGCTGAAGAAGCTGCTTTCTTTGGTGACGTTGTCCCACCTAAGCTGAGAATACCATTCATCATAAG GACCCCGAACATGTCTGCTATGCACAGCGACACTTCTCCGGATTTGAAGGTTGTGGGAAGCAAGTTAAAGGACATATTGGAG GTCCCTACATCTTCTCTGAAGATGAGAAAAGTTGTGATCAGCCTGTGTAACATCATCGCAAGCCGAGGAGCTCGTTTGTCTGCTGCAGGGATCTATGGAATCCTCAAGAAAATAGGAAGAGACGCAGCAAAAGATGGAGAAAGTCAGAAATCTGTGATAGCCATGGACGGTGGGCTATTCGAGCACTACACTCAGTTCAGCGAGTCAATGAAGAGTTCATTGAAAGAGTTACTTGGAGATGAAGTTTCAGAGAGTGTTGAAGTGATTCTATCGAATGATGGTTCAGGTGTTGGAGCTGCATTACTCGCTGCTTCTCATTCTCAGTATCTCGAACCTGGAGAAGACTCTGAAACAAGTTAA
- the LOC104747914 gene encoding inositol oxygenase 2, whose protein sequence is MTILVEHFVPDSRVEEKKLTEERNEELVLDGGFVVPQSKETNGFDAPDMNFLGHSFRDYENDLSERQQGVEEFYRLQHIHQTYDFVKKMRKEYGKLDKMEMSIWECCELLNNVVDESDPDLDEPQIQHLLQTAEAIRRDYPNEDWLHLTALIHDLGKVLLLPEFGGLPQWAVVGDTFPVGCTFDSANIHHKYFKGNSDNNNPKYNTKNGVYNEGCGLDNVLMSWGHDDYMYLVAKENGTTLPHAGLFIIRYHSFYPLHKAGAYTHLMNDEDRDDDLKWLHVFNKYDLYSKSKVQVDVEQVKPYYVSLINKYFPAKLKW, encoded by the exons ATGACTATTCTGGTTGAACATTTCGTTCCTG ATTCGAGAGTCGAGGAAAAGAAACTGACAGAGGAGAGGAATGAGGAATTGGTGTTGGATGGAGGCTTCGTGGTTCCACAATCTAAGGAAACTAATGGATTTGATGCTCCTGATATGAATTTCCTGGGCCATTCTTTCAG ggATTATGAGAATGATTTAAGCGAGAGACAACAAGGTGTTGAGGAATTCTACAGGCTGCAACACATTCACCAGACTTATGACTTT gtgaagaagatgagaaaagagTATGGGAAACTTGACAAGATGGAAATGAGTATATGGGAATGTTGTGAGTTATTGAAcaatgttgtcgatgaaagcgATCCGGATCTTGATGAGCCTCAAATCCAACACCTTCTCCAAACTGCTGAAGCCATTCGGAGGGACTATCCTAACGAAGATTGGCTCCATCTCACTGCCTTGATCCATG atcTTGGAAAGGTTCTTCTTCTGCCAGAATTCGGTGGTCTTCCACAATGGGCTGTCGTAG GCGATACATTTCCAGTTGGATGCACCTTTGACTCGGCCAATATTCAccacaag TATTTCAAAGGAAATAGTGATAACAACAACCCAAAGTACAACACAAAAAATGGAGTTTACAATGAAGGATGTGGATTGGACAATGTTCTCATGTCATGGGGTCATGACGACTACATGTATTTG GTGGCTAAGGAGAATGGCACGACTCTCCCCCACGCTGGTCTCTTCATTATCCGATACCATTCTTTTTATC CATTGCACAAGGCCGGAGCCTACACACACTTGATGAACGATGAAGACAGAGATGATGATCTCAAGTGGCTCCATGTCTTCAA TAAATATGACCTATACAGTAAGAGCAAAGTTCAAGTAGATGTCGAACAAGTGAAGCCTTACTACGTTTCCCTCATcaacaag TACTTTCCGGCCAAACTAAAATGGTGA
- the LOC104747911 gene encoding uncharacterized protein LOC104747911 has translation MYCNLTRSQGFPMAIRVSLQQTTVKSCFHFSKSSSLPVKYLLNPKGCAFANVSTGLVSSRLNSMKIAMLSKPDGCVRGFSSFDSQRFGKRSNPIGSSNRGKSRFESKAFRDKRSSGDGRSSGDSIWVKSDEKPVGEKFQRGNKPSWEKRDGRNGSVSDRRDRFRGYGETRNRDSFRSRGDDRISEVEEDSKKGGGNSIWVANNDKPAKEQSPRVNNRSSWEDTTRNRITEEEEEDETVRHVREDGDDGIVEEEPDNTRWSEIKNRFNRYDVREQGRGNAAYQNWNRQESWGRKTWQEATESSVPRLEGEVVYGVSPVLAALSVGRREFYALYVQEGLDLSSNNKKKKDKKGFEKVLKISEKLGLNIKETSKHDLNMVSDNRPHQGLVLDASPLELVKVKELDPISSEEEKSSLWVALDEVTDPQNLGAIIRSAYFFGATGVVVCAKNSAPLSAVVSKASAGSLEVMELRYCKNMMQFLEASTENGWRVVGGSVSPKAVALNEVLPGSPTILVLGNEGTGLRPLVERSCTDLVRISGNMPNAVAVTESDDAEGGGFRSFLAVESLNVSVAAGLFLHHLIGNKASA, from the coding sequence ATGTACTGTAATTTAACAAGAAGTCAAGGTTTTCCAATGGCGATTAGGGTTTCATTACAACAAACGACAGTCAAAAGCTGCTTCCACTTCTCAAAGTCTTCGTCTTTACCAGTTAAGTATCtcctaaaccctaaaggatGCGCTTTTGCAAATGTTTCGACTGGTTTAGTTAGTTCTCGCCTTAATTCTATGAAGATTGCAATGTTGAGTAAGCCTGATGGATGTGTTAGAGGGTTCTCGAGTTTTGATTCTCAGAGATTTGGCAAACGAAGTAATCCTATTGGTAGTAGTAATAGAGGGAAATCTAGATTTGAATCGAAAGCTTTCCGAGATAAGAGAAGTAGCGGTGATGGCCGCTCTAGTGGAGATTCGATTTGGGTGAAGTCTGATGAGAAACCAGTGGGGGAAAAGTTTCAGAGAGGTAATAAGCCTTCTTGGGAGAAACGAGATGGTAGAAATGGTTCTGTTTCTGATAGGAGAGATAGATTCAGAGGTTATGGTGAAACGAGGAATCGAGATTCTTTTCGTTCTAGAGGAGATGATAGAATCAGTGAAGTGGAAGAAGATAGTAAGAAAGGTGGTGGGAACTCGATTTGGGTGGCGAATAATGATAAACCGGCGAAAGAGCAATCGCCGAGAGTTAACAACCGGTCGTCGTGGGAGGATACAACAAGAAATAGAatcactgaagaagaagaagaagacgaaacagTGAGGCATGTCCGtgaagatggtgatgatggaATCGTTGAAGAAGAGCCGGATAATACTAGGTGGTCTGAGATTAAAAATAGGTTCAATAGATATGATGTAAGAGAACAAGGACGTGGGAATGCAGCATATCAGAACTGGAATAGGCAAGAGAGCTGGGGTAGGAAAACATGGCAAGAGGCGACCGAGTCCAGCGTGCCTAGGCTGGAGGGTGAAGTGGTTTATGGAGTAAGTCCAGTGTTGGCTGCACTCTCTGTTGGGAGACGAGAGTTCTATGCTCTTTATGTTCAGGAGGGTTTAGATTTGAGCagtaacaacaagaagaagaaagacaagaaGGGGTTCGAGAAAGTCTTGAAAATCTCTGAAAAGCTTGGGTTGAACATCAAGGAAACGTCAAAGCATGATCTTAACATGGTCTCTGATAACAGACCGCATCAAGGATTGGTGCTTGATGCTTCACCCTTGGAACTGGTGAAAGTGAAAGAACTAGATCCGATTTCATCTGAGGAAGAGAAATCTTCTCTTTGGGTAGCTCTTGATGAGGTCACTGATCCGCAGAACTTAGGTGCGATCATAAGATCCGCTTACTTTTTTGGAGCCACGGGTGTTGTGGTATGCGCAAAAAACTCAGCTCCATTAAGTGCAGTTGTGAGTAAAGCAAGTGCTGGGTCACTCGAAGTTATGGAACTCAGGTACTGCAAAAACATGATGCAGTTTTTAGAAGCTTCCACTGAGAACGGTTGGCGTGTGGTTGGCGGTTCGGTATCTCCAAAGGCTGTTGCTTTGAACGAGGTTTTACCCGGTAGTCCGACAATACTTGTCTTGGGGAATGAAGGAACTGGTTTAAGGCCATTAGTGGAGAGATCCTGTACTGACTTGGTCAGGATTAGTGGTAATATGCCTAATGCTGTTGCTGTTACAGAGTCTGATGATGCGGAAGGTGGAGGCTTCAGATCATTTCTTGCTGTGGAGAGCTTGAACGTGAGTGTTGCAGCTGGTTTGTTTCTTCATCACTTGATAGGCAACAAAGCAAGTGCTTGA